From the Amia ocellicauda isolate fAmiCal2 chromosome 21, fAmiCal2.hap1, whole genome shotgun sequence genome, one window contains:
- the susd6 gene encoding sushi domain-containing protein 6: MCNGMVAPKTRALTPCPPFYDRLFLSVLLFLALLTPGLASGCPRPLSVAHGWVNLTETNRGSFPLGTVLQYSCDVGYAVNGPSVITCTSAARWTADPPNCIRAEVCRPPFEPENGGYSCHPSPCHSLTQNTVIEYFCEEGYTLKGDYKYLTCLNGEWDPAMEISCHLGQDKDQPSPLGVPTLSIVASTASSVALILLLVVLFVLLQPKLKSFHHNRREQGVSGEPVSIVVEGVQVSLPSYEEAVYGSGGAFVPPSESRVQIVLSEGPQGEGEAPAQAESSIPSLSHHSETALVHQVPSLSSSSSSSSSWAPEPPNAAPRPQRQDTESSDQHSLLSLTSTEDFADDIPLLKEA, encoded by the exons ATGTGCAATGGAATGGTAGCGCCCAAGACAAGAGCCCTCACCCCCTGCCCTCCTTTTTACGACAGACTCTTTCTGTCTGTGCTGCTGTTCCTGGCCCTCCTCACCCCAGGGCTGGCATCAG GATGTCCAAGGCCGTTGAGCGTTGCCCACGGCTGGGTGAATCTGACTGAGACCAACAGGGGCTCTTTCCCCCTGGGCACAGTGCTGCAGTACAGCTGCGATGTGGGCTACGCTGTGAATGGGCCCAGTGTGATCACCTGCACTTCTGCTGCAAGATGGACCGCAGACCCCCCAAACTGCATACGGGCTGAAG TATGTCGGCCACCTTTCGAGCCCGAGAATGGAGGATACTCGTGCCACCCGTCGCCCTGCCACAGTCTCACCCAGAACACAGTGATTGAGTATTTCTGTGAAGAGGGCTACACATTGAAGGGAGATTACAAATACCTCACATGTCTGAATGGAGAGTGGGACCCTGCAATGGAGATCAGCTGCCATCTTGGCCAAG ATAAAGATCAGCCCTCACCGCTGGGCGTGCCAACTCTCTCCATCGTGGCCTCCACTGCCAGCTCGGTTGCCCTCATTCTCCTGCTGGTTGTTCTTTTTGTGCTGCTGCAGCCAAAACTCAAATCCTTCCATCACAACAG ACGAGAGCAGGGTGTGTCTGGAGAGCCCGTCTCCATCGTGGTGGAGGGGGTGCAGGTGTCACTCCCCTCGTATGAGGAAGCTGTGTACGGCAGCGGGGGTGCCTTCGTCCCGCCCTCAGAGTCCCGTGTACAGATCGTGCTCTCGGAGGGCCCTCAGGGTGAGGGAGAGGCTCCAGCGCAGGCGGAGAGCAgtatcccctctctctctcaccactCTGAGACGGCGCTGGTACACCAGGTGCCCTCTttatcctcctcctcttcctcctcctcttcttggGCCCCTGAGCCCCCCAACGCTGCCCCTCGCCCCCAGCGCCAGGACACAGAGAGCAGCGACCAGCACAGCCTCCTCTCCCTCACCTCCACAGAAGATTTTGCTGACG ATATTCCTTTGTTAAAGGAAGCATGA
- the srsf5b gene encoding serine and arginine rich splicing factor 5b, producing the protein MSGCRVFIGRLNPSAREKDVERFFKGYGRIRDIDLKRGFGFVEFDDPRDAEDAVYELDGKELCNERVTIEHARVRLRGGRGRGGRYPDRYSQRSRDSRRNPPPVRTENRLIVENLSSRVSWQDLKDFMRQAGEVTFADAHRPKLNEGVVEFASYSDLRNALDKLSGKEINGRKIKLTEAIKRRSRTRSRSGSSSRSRSRSRSRSRSRSRSRSAKSYSRSRSRSRSRSRSASSSPAPDKEAKRSPRARSASPASPERPRPRSVTRSPSAESRD; encoded by the exons ATGAGCGGCTGTCGTGTCTTCATCGGCCGTCTGAACCCCTCGGCCCGGGAGAAGGATGTGGAGAGGTTCTTCAAGGGTTACGGGAGAATTCGGGATATCGACTTGAAACGGGGCTTTGGTTTTGTG GAGTTTGATGACCCTCGAGATGCAGAAGATGCCGTTTATGAACTCGATGGAAAAGAGCTGTGCAATGAAAG GGTGACAATCGAGCATGCCCGTGTGCGGCTGCGTGGGGGACGAGGACGGGGCGGCCGCTACCCTGACCGCTACAGTCAGAGGTCGAGGGACAGTCGGAG GAATCCCCCTCCTGTCCGCACCGAAAATAGGCTCATTGTGGAGAATTTGTCCTCCAGAGTCAGTTGGCAG GATCTGAAAGATTTCATGAGACAGGCGGGGGAGGTTACTTTTGCAGATGCCCACAGGCCTAAACTAAATGAAGG GGTAGTAGAGTTTGCCTCTTACAGTGATCTAAGAAATGCTCTTGATAAGCTGTCTGGGAAAGAAATCAATGGCAGAAAAATCAAACTCACAGAAGCAATTAAACGGAG GTCCAGAACCCGCTCTCGCTCTGGCAGCTCGTCCCGCTCCAGGTCTCGCTCGCGCTCGCGCTCCCGGAGTCGCTCTAGGTCCCGCAGTGCCAAGTCCTACAGCCGCTCTCGTTCCCGCAGCCGTTCGCGCTCACGCTCCGCCAGCAGCTCCCCGGCCCCGGACAAGGAGGCGAAACGCAGCCCCCGCGCCCGCTCCGCATCCCCGGCCTCCCCCGAGCGCCCCCGACCTCGCTCGGTGACTCGCTCGCCCTCTGCCGAGAGTCGGGACTGA
- the slc10a1 gene encoding hepatic sodium/bile acid cotransporter, giving the protein MDSIMNYTGDPFNVTLSNFTEVFQLPFSPVVDKVIGAITIIILFITMISLGCTMEISKIKEHFLKPKGVAIAVMAQYGVMPLTAFAMAKVFRLGPIEAVTVLICGCCPGGNLSNIFALALNGDMNLSIVMTTCSTVLALGMMPLLLYLYCHGFSDVENAVPYGGITIALVMTLLPCAIGIAINARVPRYSKIIVRVGLSIMLIASVAIGILSGITIGSTIWIVLSPSLLATSALMPLTGFLLGYLLSTLFRLNEQCKRTVSMETGCQNIQLCATILKVAFPLEVIGPLYLFPLIYIIFQIGEAFILILLYRCYQTLWPPSHVPEKILYISVDKKVEVKLDQDKGTLY; this is encoded by the exons ATGGACAGCATCATGAACTACACAGGGGATCCCTTCAATGTCACACTGTCCAACTTCACAGAAGTGTTCCAGTTGCCTTTTTCGCCAGTCGTGGACAAGGTCATTGGTGCCATAACCATAATCATCCTCTTCATCACCATGATCTCCCTGGGCTGCACCATGGAGATCTCCAAGATCAAAGAACATTTCCTGAAGCCCAAAGGTGTGGCCATTGCTGTAATGGCTCAGTACGGCGTCATGCCCCTGACGGCCTTTGCGATGGCTAAAGTCTTTCGGCTCGGACCCATCGAAGCAGTGACTGTGCTCATCTGCGGCTGCTGTCCCGGAGGAAACCTGTCTAACATCTTCGCCTTGGCTCTGAACGGAGACATGAACCTCAG TATCGTGATGACCACATGTTCCACAGTGCTGGCCTTGGGTATGATGCCACTCCTTCTGTACCTGTACTGCCATGGCTTCTCTGATGTGGAAAACGCTGTGCCCTACGGAGGCATCACCATCGCCCTGGTCATGACACTGCTGCCCTGTGCCATTGGGATAGCCATCAATGCCCGCGTGCCTCGCTACTCAAAGATCATTGTGCGG GTGGGTCTGAGCATAATGCTAATAGCCTCTGTGGCAATTGGCATCCTCTCTGGCATAACCATTGGCAGTACTATCTGGATAGTCCTGTCTCCTTCTCTGTTGGCCACGTCTGCTCTAATGCCTCTCACTGGGTTCCTACTTGGCTACTTGTTGTCCACGCTATTCCGTCTCAATGAACA GTGTAAAAGGACAGTCTCCATGGAGACTGGCTGTCAGAATATCCAGCTATGCGCCACTATTTTAAAAGTGGCATTCCCACTAGAAGTCATTGGACCCCTGTACTTGTTTCCACTCATCTACATCATTTTCCAAATTGGGGAGGCATTTATCTTAATCTTGCTCTATAGGTGTTACCAAACGCTGTGGCCTCCATCACATG tCCCAGAGAAAATTCTATATATTTCTGTGGACAAAAAAGTAGAAGTGAAACTGGATCAAGACAAGGGGACGCTGTACTGA